In a single window of the Papaver somniferum cultivar HN1 chromosome 8, ASM357369v1, whole genome shotgun sequence genome:
- the LOC113303688 gene encoding uncharacterized protein LOC113303688: MCKSHWTSTPKPLFRPGFSGFSAQPKRLSSATGGGGLGYSANSAHKSLNDELFRKAGTNYYKVVDGIVNPFSVGLSFLAYMEYKMSRPVEDQLAEVMTCFSEEKSSESEARMMDAMNAAVNEFEARIVAAMDAKVRE; this comes from the exons ATGTGCAAGTCGCATTGGACATCGACTCCAAAGCCATTGTTTAGGCCTGGTTTTTCAGGCTTTTCTGCTCAACCAAAGAGGCTTTCTAGTGCCACAGGTGGTGGTGGGCTTGGATACTCTGCAAACTCGGCCCACAAATCATTGAACGATGAACTG tTCAGGAAAGCAGGGACCAACTATTATAAAGTGGTGGATGGTATCGTCAACCCATTCTCGGTCGGGTTATCTTTCCTTGCATATATGGAGTATAAGATGTCCAGGCCCGTGGAGGATCAGCTCGCTGAGGTGATGACTTGCTTTTCAGAAGAAAAAAGTAGTGAGTCTGAGGCTCGAATGATGGATGCAATGAATGCTGCAGTTAATGAGTTTGAGGCTCGAATCGTTGCTGCCATGGATGCTAAAGTTAGGGAGTAG
- the LOC113303686 gene encoding MAR-binding filament-like protein 1-1 isoform X2 — MGTSNLLQSSFTHQSLLLNPSSSFNSQPFLFCSQIQKNVNKKPRLVTMASIHHENPNESNYSKRRTVLLLGISALPFLQLKARADAAEGDIIVPGENQNVEELNQGDAPGNPFLSLLNAVGIMGTGVLGALNILGQQEKTTAEATIKTLENKLIEKEALKDTLEKNFEKKLLNEKEERAYQMKKAEEERFSLSSQLSSAKITISGLQKELQTEKKLVEELQVQIDRLQNGLNKAAEEKNLLEKNLKEKVDLVDALQDRINLITLEINDKQTHLQKLESALADKESEFKDLGFVYIQAKAELAEANANIKVLNETILKTQKELDLKYSTVNDLNAKITALVGEKDDVSQRFESVQEDYHNLKISSEKKAALDADLLAKREHELDQLQEKLGVALQDASNKDILVSDLTQEKENLVKMLKLEAKLVATLRNELQVTEEALRISKVEASDLSELLQQSQKSCEDLSSEISKKQAEFDETSKILKKNLEDARSNSEFLSNELASVKTALKKTKEESRSVSEELKSAIETREELQKELIEAYKKAENSARNLEAERNTISSLKKELETSEKQAASVRESRKTLETDLEKATKALEEINKNILILSKELDVANSTVSNLEADKETLYKALMEQKNISSEVRENVEDAHNLIMRLGQERESLEKRVKKLDDELGSAKGELLLLRDQINTSKTLSENGKESNKTEGNATVAVKKITRRRKKADPLSETSK, encoded by the exons ATGGGTACCTCTAATCTTCTTCAATCTTCATTTACCCATCAATCTCTTCTTCTtaacccttcttcttctttcaattctCAACCATTCTTATTTTGTTCCCAAATACAGAAGAATGTTAACAAGAAACCCAGATTAGTAACCATGGCTTCAATTCACCATGAAAACCCAAATGAGAGTAATTACTCTAAGAGAAGAACTGTTTTGCTTTTGGGGATTTCAGCTCTTCCATTTTTGCAACTCAAAGCAAGGGCTGATGCTGCTGAAG GTGATATTATTGTGCCAGGAGAGAACCAAAATGTGGAG GAACTAAATCAAGGAGACGCGCCAGGAAATCCGTTTCTATCTCTTTTAAACGCTGTCGGTATAATGGGTACAGGTGTTCTTGGGGCACTGAACATATTAGGACAGCAGGAAAAAACAACCGCAGAAGCAACGATTAAAACT CTGGAGAACAAACTGATAGAAAAAGAAGCATTAAAGGATACACTAGAGAAGAATTTCGAGAAGAAGCTTCTTAATGAAAAGGAAGAAAGAGCGTATCAGATGAAAAAGGCAGAGGAGGAACGGTTCTCTTTATCAAGTCAATTAAGTTCAGCAAAAATTACAATATCAGGCTTGCAGAAGGAGCTTCAAACTGAGAAAAAGCTTGTTGAGGAGCTTCAAGTTCAGATAGATAGACTTCAGAATGGACTTAATAAAGCTGCGGAAGAAAAGAATCTGCTGGAAAAGAATTTAAAGGAGAAGGTCGACTTGGTTGATGCTTTGCAGGATAGGATAAATTTAATCACCTTAGAGATCAATGATAAACAAACTCATCTTCAGAAACTAGAATCTGCACTTGCTGACAAGGAATCAGAGTTTAAGGATTTGGGTTTTGTTTACATCCAAGCTAAGGCAGAGCTTGCAGAAGCTAATGCCAACATTAAAGTGTTGAATGAGACGATTCTCAAGACTCAAAAGGAGCTGGATTTGAAATACTCCACAGTGAATGATCTGAATGCAAAAATAACTGCTTTGGTTGGAGAAAAAGATGATGTTAGTCAAAGATTTGAATCTGTTCAAGAAGATTATCACAATCTGAAAATATCTTCCGAAAAGAAAGCAGCCTTGGATGCTGATCTCTTGGCAAAAAGAGAGCATGAACTTGACCAACTGCAAGAAAAACTTGGAGTTGCTTTGCAAGATGCGAGTAACAAAGACATATTGGTTTCCGATTTAACCCAAGAAAAAGAGAATTTGGTGAAAATGCTGAAACTTGAAGCCAAGCTTGTTGCAACGCTAAGAAACGAGCTGCAGGTCACAGAGGAAGCACTACGGATATCCAAGGTTGAAGCTTCAGATTTGTCGGAACTACTACAACAATCACAAAAGTCATGCGAAGACCTCTCTTCAGAAATTTCTAAGAAGCAAGCGGAATTTGATGAAACtagtaaaatattaaagaaaaatcTTGAGGATGCGAGATCAAATTCAGAATTCCTGTCAAATGAACTAGCTTCAGTCAAGACAGCGCTGAAGAAAACCAAAGAAGAATCTCGAAGTGTGTCCGAAGAGCTAAAATCTGCGATAGAAACTCGTGAAGAATTACAGAAGGAACTGATTGAAGCTTACAAAAAAGCAGAAAATTCGGCCCGTAATTTGGAAGCAGAAAGAAATACCATTTCTTCTTTAAAGAAAGAACTCGAAACATCAGAGAAGCAAGCCGCGAGTGTTCGAGAGTCAAGGAAGACTCTTGAAACTGACTTAGAGAAGGCCACAAAAGCACTCGAAGAAATcaataagaacatattaattctatCGAAAGAACTCGATGTTGCTAATTCGACAGTTTCTAACCTCGAAGCTGATAAGGAAACACTCTACAAGGCACTGATGGAGCAGAAAAACATTTCCAGTGAAGTTAGGGAAAATGTTGAAGATGCCCACAACCTCATCATGAGACTTGGACAAGAAAGAGAAAGTTTGGAAAAGAGAGTGAAAAAACTTGACGATGAACTAGGGTCAGCTAAGGGTGAACTATTGCTACTACGGGATCAAATAAACACATCAAAAACTCTTAGTGAAAATGGAAAAGAGAGTAACAAAACTGAAGGAAATGCAACCGTTGCTGTGAAGAAAATCACcaggagaagaaaaaaagctGATCCTTTGTCAGAAACCTCCAAATAA
- the LOC113303686 gene encoding MAR-binding filament-like protein 1-1 isoform X1 produces the protein MGTSNLLQSSFTHQSLLLNPSSSFNSQPFLFCSQIQKNVNKKPRLVTMASIHHENPNESNYSKRRTVLLLGISALPFLQLKARADAAEAGDIIVPGENQNVEELNQGDAPGNPFLSLLNAVGIMGTGVLGALNILGQQEKTTAEATIKTLENKLIEKEALKDTLEKNFEKKLLNEKEERAYQMKKAEEERFSLSSQLSSAKITISGLQKELQTEKKLVEELQVQIDRLQNGLNKAAEEKNLLEKNLKEKVDLVDALQDRINLITLEINDKQTHLQKLESALADKESEFKDLGFVYIQAKAELAEANANIKVLNETILKTQKELDLKYSTVNDLNAKITALVGEKDDVSQRFESVQEDYHNLKISSEKKAALDADLLAKREHELDQLQEKLGVALQDASNKDILVSDLTQEKENLVKMLKLEAKLVATLRNELQVTEEALRISKVEASDLSELLQQSQKSCEDLSSEISKKQAEFDETSKILKKNLEDARSNSEFLSNELASVKTALKKTKEESRSVSEELKSAIETREELQKELIEAYKKAENSARNLEAERNTISSLKKELETSEKQAASVRESRKTLETDLEKATKALEEINKNILILSKELDVANSTVSNLEADKETLYKALMEQKNISSEVRENVEDAHNLIMRLGQERESLEKRVKKLDDELGSAKGELLLLRDQINTSKTLSENGKESNKTEGNATVAVKKITRRRKKADPLSETSK, from the exons ATGGGTACCTCTAATCTTCTTCAATCTTCATTTACCCATCAATCTCTTCTTCTtaacccttcttcttctttcaattctCAACCATTCTTATTTTGTTCCCAAATACAGAAGAATGTTAACAAGAAACCCAGATTAGTAACCATGGCTTCAATTCACCATGAAAACCCAAATGAGAGTAATTACTCTAAGAGAAGAACTGTTTTGCTTTTGGGGATTTCAGCTCTTCCATTTTTGCAACTCAAAGCAAGGGCTGATGCTGCTGAAG CAGGTGATATTATTGTGCCAGGAGAGAACCAAAATGTGGAG GAACTAAATCAAGGAGACGCGCCAGGAAATCCGTTTCTATCTCTTTTAAACGCTGTCGGTATAATGGGTACAGGTGTTCTTGGGGCACTGAACATATTAGGACAGCAGGAAAAAACAACCGCAGAAGCAACGATTAAAACT CTGGAGAACAAACTGATAGAAAAAGAAGCATTAAAGGATACACTAGAGAAGAATTTCGAGAAGAAGCTTCTTAATGAAAAGGAAGAAAGAGCGTATCAGATGAAAAAGGCAGAGGAGGAACGGTTCTCTTTATCAAGTCAATTAAGTTCAGCAAAAATTACAATATCAGGCTTGCAGAAGGAGCTTCAAACTGAGAAAAAGCTTGTTGAGGAGCTTCAAGTTCAGATAGATAGACTTCAGAATGGACTTAATAAAGCTGCGGAAGAAAAGAATCTGCTGGAAAAGAATTTAAAGGAGAAGGTCGACTTGGTTGATGCTTTGCAGGATAGGATAAATTTAATCACCTTAGAGATCAATGATAAACAAACTCATCTTCAGAAACTAGAATCTGCACTTGCTGACAAGGAATCAGAGTTTAAGGATTTGGGTTTTGTTTACATCCAAGCTAAGGCAGAGCTTGCAGAAGCTAATGCCAACATTAAAGTGTTGAATGAGACGATTCTCAAGACTCAAAAGGAGCTGGATTTGAAATACTCCACAGTGAATGATCTGAATGCAAAAATAACTGCTTTGGTTGGAGAAAAAGATGATGTTAGTCAAAGATTTGAATCTGTTCAAGAAGATTATCACAATCTGAAAATATCTTCCGAAAAGAAAGCAGCCTTGGATGCTGATCTCTTGGCAAAAAGAGAGCATGAACTTGACCAACTGCAAGAAAAACTTGGAGTTGCTTTGCAAGATGCGAGTAACAAAGACATATTGGTTTCCGATTTAACCCAAGAAAAAGAGAATTTGGTGAAAATGCTGAAACTTGAAGCCAAGCTTGTTGCAACGCTAAGAAACGAGCTGCAGGTCACAGAGGAAGCACTACGGATATCCAAGGTTGAAGCTTCAGATTTGTCGGAACTACTACAACAATCACAAAAGTCATGCGAAGACCTCTCTTCAGAAATTTCTAAGAAGCAAGCGGAATTTGATGAAACtagtaaaatattaaagaaaaatcTTGAGGATGCGAGATCAAATTCAGAATTCCTGTCAAATGAACTAGCTTCAGTCAAGACAGCGCTGAAGAAAACCAAAGAAGAATCTCGAAGTGTGTCCGAAGAGCTAAAATCTGCGATAGAAACTCGTGAAGAATTACAGAAGGAACTGATTGAAGCTTACAAAAAAGCAGAAAATTCGGCCCGTAATTTGGAAGCAGAAAGAAATACCATTTCTTCTTTAAAGAAAGAACTCGAAACATCAGAGAAGCAAGCCGCGAGTGTTCGAGAGTCAAGGAAGACTCTTGAAACTGACTTAGAGAAGGCCACAAAAGCACTCGAAGAAATcaataagaacatattaattctatCGAAAGAACTCGATGTTGCTAATTCGACAGTTTCTAACCTCGAAGCTGATAAGGAAACACTCTACAAGGCACTGATGGAGCAGAAAAACATTTCCAGTGAAGTTAGGGAAAATGTTGAAGATGCCCACAACCTCATCATGAGACTTGGACAAGAAAGAGAAAGTTTGGAAAAGAGAGTGAAAAAACTTGACGATGAACTAGGGTCAGCTAAGGGTGAACTATTGCTACTACGGGATCAAATAAACACATCAAAAACTCTTAGTGAAAATGGAAAAGAGAGTAACAAAACTGAAGGAAATGCAACCGTTGCTGTGAAGAAAATCACcaggagaagaaaaaaagctGATCCTTTGTCAGAAACCTCCAAATAA